From a region of the Cucumis sativus cultivar 9930 chromosome 6, Cucumber_9930_V3, whole genome shotgun sequence genome:
- the LOC101209415 gene encoding B3 domain-containing protein Os07g0563300 isoform X1 → MSSALTTASSSSSPLSSKSCYNSDCKELRPDRSRKGWRLRTGDFAELCDRCASAYEEGRFCETFHLNASGWRCCESCGKRVHCGCIVSAHAFTLLDPGGIECMTCARKNVILPLNPAWPPSLLFHSALPDRLKELSVKNWSQLAGSGPVPWRQAPSMFNSSLPSGELHHRAPYEVDISAALNKLNTSERLPVSLEKRKNEDFSERFLNGSLKPCGQDLCENGTAGGIKCDDKPSSCSNMPKQSSFVKEDSSTMQYGLNIPYAPPNEPSARGRISGTHLRPTPLSSLPKQIHTNLQNGADSSNETQLRNGRPRGESRGKNYLLPRYWPRFTDQELQQISVDSNSVITPLFEKMLSASDAGRIGRLVLPKKCAEAYFPSISQPEGLPLKVQDAKGKEWIFQFRFWPNNNSRMYVLEGVTPCIQSMQLQAGDTVTFSRLEPEGKLVMGFRKASATADQENETNKTKNGAPVHGDVSNIKVKAELADPNSWTKVDKSGYIAKEVLGAKPSISRKRKNSTLGSKSKRLRIDNEDMIELKITWEEAQGLLRPPPNQVPNILVIEGFEFEAYEEAPVLGKPSIIPPDNTGERIQWTQCEDCLKWRKLPASALLPSKWTCSDNSWEPERSFCSAPQELSTEQLEELLSPGNSVAPVKKMKAAKLEPDNVEALEGLDTLANLAILGEGEASQTPGQATTKHPRHRPGCSCIVCIQPPSGKGPKHKQTCTCNVCLTVKRRFRTLMLRREKKQFEKEAETMRQRHKFQDEMFPDRSMDEESLTCSNTSTSKLMEEGKMNDGSDEDPNRNKPSTSPFKGQIDLNMQPEREEELSPGSDSGSMMKMLQDTGDRFLEQQRSNSGGTRSSSSDPLEPGGEREHKGESSSNVIDLSSNNLDADKDHPATLSLNPSASMSTTG, encoded by the exons ATGTCTTCTGCCCTTACCACtgcttcttcctcctcctcccctCTTTCCTCTAAATCTTGCTATAATTCCGACTGTAAGGAACTCAGGCCTGACCGCTCCAGAAAGGGATGGCGTCTTCGCACCGGCGACTTTGCCGAACTCTGTGATCGATGCGC ttCTGCTTACGAGGAAGGAAGATTCTGTGAGACTTTTCACTTGAATGCTTCTGGTTGGAGGTGCTGCGAATCCTGTGGAAAG CGGGTTCATTGCGGGTGTATTGTTTCAGCTCATGCATTCACCTTACTGGATCCTGGGGGTATCGAGTGCATGACATGCGCACGGAAGAATGTAATCTTA CCACTAAATCCAGCCTGGCCACCGTCTTTGCTTTTCCATTCAGCTTTGCCCGACAGACTAAAAGAACTATCTGTTAAAAATTGGAGTCAGTTGGCTGGATCAGGTCCTGTACCATGGCGCCAAGCTCCCAGTATGTTCAATTCTTCTCTCCCTTCTGGTGAATTGCATCACAGAGCACCTTATGAAGTTGACATATCAGCTGCACTTAACAAACTCAATACTAGCGAAAGGTTGCCTGTatctttagaaaaaagaaaaaacgaagACTTCTCTGAAAGGTTCTTGAATGGGAGCCTGAAGCCTTGTGGGCAGGATTTATGTGAAAATGGGACTGCAG GAGGCATTAAATGTGATGACAAACCTAGCTCATGTTCTAATATGCCGAAACAGTCTAGCTTTGTGAAGGAGGATTCATCTACTATGCAATATGGTTTGAATATACCTTATGCACCTCCAAATGAACCAAGTGCTCGGGGTAGGATTTCTGGAACTCATTTGAGACCAACCCCACTATCTTCTCTTCCAAAGCAGATCCATACCAATTTGCAAAATGGTGCTGACTCGTCTAACGAAACACAGCTGCGCAATGGAAGGCCTAGAGGAGAATCACGTGGAAAGAATTATTTGCTTCCGCGATACTGGCCTAGATTTACCGACCAAGAGCTACAACAAATATCTGTCGA CTCGAATTCTGTAATTACTCCAttgtttgagaaaatgttGAGTGCTAGTGATGCTGGGCGGATTGGGCGGTTGGTGCTTCCTAAAAAATGTGCAGAG GCCTATTTTCCATCAATTTCCCAGCCCGAGGGATTGCCTCTAAAAGTACAAGATGCAAAAGGAAAGGAATGGATATTTCAGTTCCGTTTCTGGCCTAACAACAATAGCAGGATGTATGTTCTTGAGGGGGTTACTCCTTGCATACAGTCCATGCAACTGCAAGCAGGTGACACAG TGACATTTAGTCGGTTAGAGCCAGAAGGGAAGCTGGTAATGGGTTTCAGAAAGGCCTCAGCTACAGCCGACCAG gaaaatgaaacaaacaagACCAAGAATGGAGCTCCTGTACATGGAGATGTCAgtaatataaaagttaaa GCTGAACTGGCTGATCCTAATTCGTGGACAAAAGTTGATAAGTCTGGATACATAGCGAAAGAGGTCTTGGGTGCTAAACCTTCAATTTctagaaagaggaaaaacagTACCCTAGGTTCTAAGAGTAAGCGCCTTAGAATTGACAATGAGGACATGATTGAGTTGAAGATAACTTGGGAAGAAGCTCAAGGATTGCTTCGGCCTCCTCCAAACCAAGTTCCAAACATTTTGGTCATTGAAGGGTTTGAATTTGAGGCATATGAG GAGGCACCTGTACTTGGGAAGCCATCAATTATACCACCTGATAATACAGG CGAAAGGATTCAATGGACGCAATGTGAAGACTGTTTGAAGTGGCGAAAATTGCCAGCTAGTGCTCTTCTTCCCTCAAAATGGACTTGTTCTGACAACTCATGGGAACCTGAGAG ATCTTTTTGCTCAGCGCCTCAAGAGTTGTCAACCGAGCAGCTAGAAGAACTACTTTCCCCGGGTAATTCAG TTGCTCCTGTCAAGAAAATGAAGGCTGCCAAACTAGAACCAGATAATGTTGAAGCTCTGGAAGGACTTGACACTCTTGCAAATTTAGCCATCTTAGGAGAGGGTGAGGCAAGCCAGACACCTGGCCAAGCAACCACAAAGCACCCTCGCCATAGACCTGGATGCTCATGCATAGTATGCATTCAACCACCAAGCGGGAAGGGACCAAAACATAAGCAGACATGCACTTGTAATGTGTGCCTGACAGTAAAGCGTCGGTTTCGAACATTAATGCTTCGACGAGAAAAAAAGCAATTTGAAAAGGAAGCAGAAACTATGCGCCAAAGGCATAAATTTCAGGATGAAATGTTCCCGGATAGATCAATGGACGAAGAATCTCTTACTTGCAGTAATACAAGTACAAGTAAGCTTATGgaggaaggaaaaatgaatgatgGCTCTGATGAGGATCCTAATAGAAACAAGCCATCCACTTCACCTTTTAAAGGCCAGATTGATTTGAACATGCAGCCCGAGCGGGAGGAAGAGCTGTCACCAGGTTCTGATTCTGGAAGCATGATGAAAATGCTTCAAGATACTGGGGACAGGTTTCTTGAGCAGCAGAGGTCGAACTCCGGTGGTACTCGAAGTTCATCAAGCGATCCGTTAGAACCTGGAGGGGAACGCGAACACAAAGGTGAGAGTAGTAGCAATGTCATTGATCTCAGTAGCAACAATTTAGACGCTGACAAGGACCATCCTGCAACCTTGTCCTTGAATCCATCGGCGTCCATGTCAACCACAGGTTGA
- the LOC101209415 gene encoding B3 domain-containing protein Os07g0563300 isoform X2: protein MSSALTTASSSSSPLSSKSCYNSDCKELRPDRSRKGWRLRTGDFAELCDRCASAYEEGRFCETFHLNASGWRCCESCGKRVHCGCIVSAHAFTLLDPGGIECMTCARKNVILPLNPAWPPSLLFHSALPDRLKELSVKNWSQLAGSGPVPWRQAPSMFNSSLPSGELHHRAPYEVDISAALNKLNTSERLPVSLEKRKNEDFSERFLNGSLKPCGQDLCENGTAGGIKCDDKPSSCSNMPKQSSFVKEDSSTMQYGLNIPYAPPNEPSARGRISGTHLRPTPLSSLPKQIHTNLQNGADSSNETQLRNGRPRGESRGKNYLLPRYWPRFTDQELQQISVDSNSVITPLFEKMLSASDAGRIGRLVLPKKCAEAYFPSISQPEGLPLKVQDAKGKEWIFQFRFWPNNNSRMYVLEGVTPCIQSMQLQAGDTVTFSRLEPEGKLVMGFRKASATADQENETNKTKNGAPVHGDAELADPNSWTKVDKSGYIAKEVLGAKPSISRKRKNSTLGSKSKRLRIDNEDMIELKITWEEAQGLLRPPPNQVPNILVIEGFEFEAYEEAPVLGKPSIIPPDNTGERIQWTQCEDCLKWRKLPASALLPSKWTCSDNSWEPERSFCSAPQELSTEQLEELLSPGNSVAPVKKMKAAKLEPDNVEALEGLDTLANLAILGEGEASQTPGQATTKHPRHRPGCSCIVCIQPPSGKGPKHKQTCTCNVCLTVKRRFRTLMLRREKKQFEKEAETMRQRHKFQDEMFPDRSMDEESLTCSNTSTSKLMEEGKMNDGSDEDPNRNKPSTSPFKGQIDLNMQPEREEELSPGSDSGSMMKMLQDTGDRFLEQQRSNSGGTRSSSSDPLEPGGEREHKGESSSNVIDLSSNNLDADKDHPATLSLNPSASMSTTG from the exons ATGTCTTCTGCCCTTACCACtgcttcttcctcctcctcccctCTTTCCTCTAAATCTTGCTATAATTCCGACTGTAAGGAACTCAGGCCTGACCGCTCCAGAAAGGGATGGCGTCTTCGCACCGGCGACTTTGCCGAACTCTGTGATCGATGCGC ttCTGCTTACGAGGAAGGAAGATTCTGTGAGACTTTTCACTTGAATGCTTCTGGTTGGAGGTGCTGCGAATCCTGTGGAAAG CGGGTTCATTGCGGGTGTATTGTTTCAGCTCATGCATTCACCTTACTGGATCCTGGGGGTATCGAGTGCATGACATGCGCACGGAAGAATGTAATCTTA CCACTAAATCCAGCCTGGCCACCGTCTTTGCTTTTCCATTCAGCTTTGCCCGACAGACTAAAAGAACTATCTGTTAAAAATTGGAGTCAGTTGGCTGGATCAGGTCCTGTACCATGGCGCCAAGCTCCCAGTATGTTCAATTCTTCTCTCCCTTCTGGTGAATTGCATCACAGAGCACCTTATGAAGTTGACATATCAGCTGCACTTAACAAACTCAATACTAGCGAAAGGTTGCCTGTatctttagaaaaaagaaaaaacgaagACTTCTCTGAAAGGTTCTTGAATGGGAGCCTGAAGCCTTGTGGGCAGGATTTATGTGAAAATGGGACTGCAG GAGGCATTAAATGTGATGACAAACCTAGCTCATGTTCTAATATGCCGAAACAGTCTAGCTTTGTGAAGGAGGATTCATCTACTATGCAATATGGTTTGAATATACCTTATGCACCTCCAAATGAACCAAGTGCTCGGGGTAGGATTTCTGGAACTCATTTGAGACCAACCCCACTATCTTCTCTTCCAAAGCAGATCCATACCAATTTGCAAAATGGTGCTGACTCGTCTAACGAAACACAGCTGCGCAATGGAAGGCCTAGAGGAGAATCACGTGGAAAGAATTATTTGCTTCCGCGATACTGGCCTAGATTTACCGACCAAGAGCTACAACAAATATCTGTCGA CTCGAATTCTGTAATTACTCCAttgtttgagaaaatgttGAGTGCTAGTGATGCTGGGCGGATTGGGCGGTTGGTGCTTCCTAAAAAATGTGCAGAG GCCTATTTTCCATCAATTTCCCAGCCCGAGGGATTGCCTCTAAAAGTACAAGATGCAAAAGGAAAGGAATGGATATTTCAGTTCCGTTTCTGGCCTAACAACAATAGCAGGATGTATGTTCTTGAGGGGGTTACTCCTTGCATACAGTCCATGCAACTGCAAGCAGGTGACACAG TGACATTTAGTCGGTTAGAGCCAGAAGGGAAGCTGGTAATGGGTTTCAGAAAGGCCTCAGCTACAGCCGACCAG gaaaatgaaacaaacaagACCAAGAATGGAGCTCCTGTACATGGAGAT GCTGAACTGGCTGATCCTAATTCGTGGACAAAAGTTGATAAGTCTGGATACATAGCGAAAGAGGTCTTGGGTGCTAAACCTTCAATTTctagaaagaggaaaaacagTACCCTAGGTTCTAAGAGTAAGCGCCTTAGAATTGACAATGAGGACATGATTGAGTTGAAGATAACTTGGGAAGAAGCTCAAGGATTGCTTCGGCCTCCTCCAAACCAAGTTCCAAACATTTTGGTCATTGAAGGGTTTGAATTTGAGGCATATGAG GAGGCACCTGTACTTGGGAAGCCATCAATTATACCACCTGATAATACAGG CGAAAGGATTCAATGGACGCAATGTGAAGACTGTTTGAAGTGGCGAAAATTGCCAGCTAGTGCTCTTCTTCCCTCAAAATGGACTTGTTCTGACAACTCATGGGAACCTGAGAG ATCTTTTTGCTCAGCGCCTCAAGAGTTGTCAACCGAGCAGCTAGAAGAACTACTTTCCCCGGGTAATTCAG TTGCTCCTGTCAAGAAAATGAAGGCTGCCAAACTAGAACCAGATAATGTTGAAGCTCTGGAAGGACTTGACACTCTTGCAAATTTAGCCATCTTAGGAGAGGGTGAGGCAAGCCAGACACCTGGCCAAGCAACCACAAAGCACCCTCGCCATAGACCTGGATGCTCATGCATAGTATGCATTCAACCACCAAGCGGGAAGGGACCAAAACATAAGCAGACATGCACTTGTAATGTGTGCCTGACAGTAAAGCGTCGGTTTCGAACATTAATGCTTCGACGAGAAAAAAAGCAATTTGAAAAGGAAGCAGAAACTATGCGCCAAAGGCATAAATTTCAGGATGAAATGTTCCCGGATAGATCAATGGACGAAGAATCTCTTACTTGCAGTAATACAAGTACAAGTAAGCTTATGgaggaaggaaaaatgaatgatgGCTCTGATGAGGATCCTAATAGAAACAAGCCATCCACTTCACCTTTTAAAGGCCAGATTGATTTGAACATGCAGCCCGAGCGGGAGGAAGAGCTGTCACCAGGTTCTGATTCTGGAAGCATGATGAAAATGCTTCAAGATACTGGGGACAGGTTTCTTGAGCAGCAGAGGTCGAACTCCGGTGGTACTCGAAGTTCATCAAGCGATCCGTTAGAACCTGGAGGGGAACGCGAACACAAAGGTGAGAGTAGTAGCAATGTCATTGATCTCAGTAGCAACAATTTAGACGCTGACAAGGACCATCCTGCAACCTTGTCCTTGAATCCATCGGCGTCCATGTCAACCACAGGTTGA